The window TGGTTGCCACCCGATGGACGGTTCGCTTGCTGATTTCCTTAAGCGTCTCAAACACTCCCTTCCCCTTGATGGCAACTGATTCAAAATGTTTACGTTTGAGTTCGGGGTTGAGGTCGTGCTGGAGTTCTTCAACAGACAGGGTAGGAATAGGGGTGTCCACCAAGTCTCTTTTATTATATTGCATAACAAGAGGCATGTCATCGAAGTTGAGGCCGTAATCGTGGAGATTGCGGCGAAGGTCTTCAAGGCTATCGATGTTTTTTTGTTGCCGGACCCTTAATGGATCGGCAACAAAAACCAGCCCGTCAACACCTTTTAAAACCAGTTTTCGTGTCGCCTCGTACATCACCTGTCCTGGAACGGTATACAGCTGTATCCGGACATCAAAGCCACTTATTTTCCCTAAATTAAGGGGCAGCAAGTCAAAGAAAAGAGTCCTGTCACCTTTGGTGTCGATGGTCAGCATCTTTCCTCTGTTGTTACTGGTCATGGCATTGTAGATATAGAGGAGGTTTGTTGTCTTGCCGCATCTGCCCGGGCCGTAATAAACAACTTTGCAATGTACTTCTTTTTTGCTGAGATCGATAAGGGCCATCGACTATCCTTCGAAAATTAGCCTGATTGATTCTGATAAATCTGAAATTCTGCACCGGACCAGCCCAAGGGAAACGTCTTCTCCGAAAATAGTTACAAGAATGAGTTCCTTACCGATCCTCCCGAAATGAATGTTGCCGTTTTTGCCTTTGTGAAAAAGGAGTGAAAAGTCGTCTTCGCCAATGAGTTTGGCTATTTGAGATGTGGCTCCCAGGTTGGCTGCGGCAAGGGCCGCAAGGGATATGGAATCGATATCATCAGCCTCCTGGCCGCAGTTCACGAGAATATTTCCGGCGCTGTCAATGAGCATTACTGTGCGAACCCCGGCTTTGATCAGCGAGTTCACAAGTATGTTCTTGGCTTTTTCGAGTATTTTTGATGTTAAGACAAAGTCCGGCATGTTGGAAGCCTCCTGGGAGCGTGGCCTGTACTTGAAGCAAGAATTTTGTTGAAAATATATAGGTAATTGTAGGTGGTAGTTGTATTCATAAAATTATAGGATGTGGTAAGGAAGGATGCGTTTATTTTAGCTGAGATATCGAGGATATTCCAATAAAAAGGATTAATCGGCGTACAGCCTGGTCTGGAAATTTTTAGGCGTGTGTACGAAAGCATTCCCCTGTAACTTTTTTGCATGTTTTTACATTAAAAATGTATAATCGGTCGGGAATAAGTCCCGATCTTGTGAAGATCATCTTTGAACTTGTGCCGAAGTATATCATTAAAACTACTAATTTCAAATAATTTCAATACAATATATGCCATTTCGTGTCAAGAATAAACCGTTTGCCAAGTGTGCGGTGAAACCAGACTTAAGACACGGGCACAGGTGTGGTGAATGGATACATTAAAGCAATTGACTCTGGATTCCTTTGACAGGCATTTTGCCGGTTTTATTAACAGGATCGCCAAAAAACCTGGAGACGGCCTGTTGCTGGGAGCCGCACTGGTCAGTTATTATACGCGAAACGGCCATGCCTGCCTCGATCTTTCAAGTATTGCCGGGAAGCCTCTTCCCAGGGATCTTGTTGTCGGAGATGCTGAAATTCACTGCCCCGGTTTTGAAGCATGGCTCGCGGATCTGACTGCAAGTGGTGTGGTCGGCAGACCGGGAGATTCCACTCCTCTGATAATTCAGCCGCCCCAATTATATCTCCAGCGTTTCTGGAATTATGAAACGCAGATTTCGGAATTCATCCTGCAGAGATCCAGCATCCAATTGGGCGATATTGATCCAGAGGAGCTGGCTAAAGGTCTTGATCGGCTGTTTCCACATAACGCCGACAAGACTGATTGGCAGCGGGTTGCAGCTTTTACCGCAGTCAGCAGGCGGTTTTGTGTAATTACCGGCGGCCCGGGGACCGGCAAAACAAGCACCGCAGCCAAGATAATCGCTTTGCTGATTTACATTGCCGCGGCCAGGGGTGAAAAGGCACCGAAAATAATGCTGGCCGCGCCCACCGGTAAAGCCGCTTCCCGGATGCAGGATGCTTTGAAGTGCTTGCAACAGGAAATTGTATCCGATGCTGCTGGCAGATATGAAATGCCTGAAAAGGTGACCACCCTCCATCGGCTTCTCGGTGCCGGCGTCAGGACGGGTGCTTTCAAGTATCATTCGGAAAATCAATTGCCTGCCGATACGGTGATTATTGATGAAGCGTCGATGGTTGATATTTCCTTGATGTTCCATCTGATGGAGGCCCTGCCCGCAAACTGCCGGCTGATTCTGATGGGCGATCGTGATCAGCTGGCATCCGTTGAGCCAGGAGCAATACTCGCGGACATTGCCCACCGCACATTCTCAGAGCCTTTTTCCGAAAAATTTATTCTTGAATACCAAAACACCGGGGGGCGGAGTTTTCAACCGGAAATCTTATTAAGGGGGGCCGGACTCCACGATTCGGTTGTCGAACTCAAAGAGAATTATCGTTTTAAAGACAGCAGTGGCATCCGGATTCTCAGCCAGGCAATAAACCGGCAGGAACCGGACCTGGTTATGGAGGTTCTGTCCCGGAAAGAGCTTGAGGACATAGCCTGGAAAGAATTTTCTTCTCAGGAAGAATTTGAAATGAGTCTGGCCGAAAGAGTGCATGACTTTTTCCCACGATTCGAGATGGGGGAATCTCCCCGGGACGCCCTCAATTCTCTGGGGAGGTTCGGCATATTGTGTGCCCACCGAAAAGGCAGATACGGAGCTATGGCGGTCAACGCGCTCATTGAAAGGATTCTGGAGCAGACGCCTGCGGCAGGAGGAGGGGACTATTATGTTGGCAGACCGGTGATGGTTGCTAAAAATCATTACGGACTGGGGCTCTTTAACGGCGATGTGGGTGTTGTCTTTGAAGACAGTGAAGCCCTGGGGAAAAAAAAGGTTTATTTCCGTGGTTCCGATGGCTCGGAGCGAAAATTCATGCCTGAACTGCTTCCTGAGCACGATACCTGCTATGCAATAACCGTCCATAAAGGTCAGGGTTCGGAGTTTGATCATGTGCTGCTCATATTGCCGGAGGCCGTTTCTCCGGTCCTCACCTGTGAGCTTATCTATACTGCAGTTACCAGGGCAAGGAGCAGTGTCGAAATCTGGGGAGGCAGGGAAATACTTCGTGAGGCGATACAGTCGAAGGTGAACAGGCAGTCCGGTTTGCTTCAGAAATTGGAATGAATTCGTGATCCTTTGGTTTTTATCTGAAGTTAATGGTCGGAAAAAAAACTAAAGTCTGTACGACTGAAAAGCCCTGTCTCCCAAGGTCTCTAGGGTTTGAGTCTGTTGACTGGATCTGCCTGCAGAAAGGTGATTATCTTTTTATTGCCGGGAGAATTCAGGTGTGCTATATATGAAAATTTTGCTGGTTGACACTAAGGTGAAATTCACAATCTTCAAGGCCGCAGTAATCTGAACATTCTTAATATTTTTTTTCGATGATCGGTAATTGTCGTGGTGGGTTTTTAGGGTTATGGTACCAGCTTGCACTTGATAACATTTGAACAAGATCGACAAGAAGTTCAGTTCGAGAATGCTTACTATAAATGAGGTGTACTGTTGAAAAAAATACTGGTTGCTAATCGAGGTGAAATTGCGATTCGAGTGATTCGGGCCATTCAGGAGCTCAGCTACGTTGCTGTTGCGGTTTATGAAACTCCGGACAATGATGCCCTGCATATACGAGTTGCCGACGAAGCCATCTGGCTTGGTAAAGGACCACGGGTTGATTATTTAAATATCGACAAGGTGATTGCCGCAGCCCGCAAGGCAGGGGCCGACGCCATTCATCCCGGCTATGGTTTTCTCGCGGAAAACCCGGATTTTTCCCAGGCCTGTCAGGATGCCGGTATAACTTTTATCGGACCGACTCCGGAAGTTATCCGTAACCTTGGCGACAAGGTTACGGCGCGCAGGATTATGCATGATGCGCAAATCCCCATGGTTCCGGGAACTCAGAATCTTGCCCAGGGAGATGACGGACTCAATGAGGCCAAGGCCTTCGGAGCGAAATACGGCTATCCCATTATGCTCAAGGCAACTGCCGGTGGCGGTGGACGCGGAATCCGCAGAATCGAGGATGAAAGCCAGCTGGTTAAAGAGATTCCCATTGCCAGGTCAGAGGCAAAGGCGGCATTCAGTAATGACAGCGTCTATCTCGAAAAGGTCGTACTCACGCCGAAGCACGTTGAGGTTCAGATCATTGCCGATAATTTCGGAAACACCGTGCACCTGGGCACCAGGGATTGTTCCATTCAGCGCCGTAATCAGAAACTCGTAGAAATTGCGCCTTCGCTGATCAAGGATCAGAAACTTCTTGATGAAATTTGTCATACCGCGGTCAAGGCCGCCCGGGCGGCAAATTATACCAATGCCGGCACCGTTGAATTCCTCATCGACAA of the Pseudomonadota bacterium genome contains:
- a CDS encoding acetyl-CoA carboxylase biotin carboxylase subunit, producing MLKKILVANRGEIAIRVIRAIQELSYVAVAVYETPDNDALHIRVADEAIWLGKGPRVDYLNIDKVIAAARKAGADAIHPGYGFLAENPDFSQACQDAGITFIGPTPEVIRNLGDKVTARRIMHDAQIPMVPGTQNLAQGDDGLNEAKAFGAKYGYPIMLKATAGGGGRGIRRIEDESQLVKEIPIARSEAKAAFSNDSVYLEKVVLTPKHVEVQIIADNFGNTVHLGTRDCSIQRRNQKLVEIAPSLIKDQKLLDEICHTAVKAARAANYTNAGTVEFLIDKDMKYYFMEINTRVQVEHTVTEMITGIDIVRTQIKLALGKKLAFKQEDIQLRGHAIEMRINAEDPQNNFMPEAGKTVSVYRSPGGYGVRLDGFVYQGYTIPEAYDSLLVKMTVFGFSWNETVDRLRRCLKNFVITGPKTTIPFYINLVNDVDFQKGDFNTSYLETHQYLMDYEEKCTEGNKLARLIAEIHHKKENPYAI
- a CDS encoding roadblock/LC7 domain-containing protein, encoding MPDFVLTSKILEKAKNILVNSLIKAGVRTVMLIDSAGNILVNCGQEADDIDSISLAALAAANLGATSQIAKLIGEDDFSLLFHKGKNGNIHFGRIGKELILVTIFGEDVSLGLVRCRISDLSESIRLIFEG
- a CDS encoding GTPase domain-containing protein, which encodes MALIDLSKKEVHCKVVYYGPGRCGKTTNLLYIYNAMTSNNRGKMLTIDTKGDRTLFFDLLPLNLGKISGFDVRIQLYTVPGQVMYEATRKLVLKGVDGLVFVADPLRVRQQKNIDSLEDLRRNLHDYGLNFDDMPLVMQYNKRDLVDTPIPTLSVEELQHDLNPELKRKHFESVAIKGKGVFETLKEISKRTVHRVATKHLLKGI
- the recD gene encoding exodeoxyribonuclease V subunit alpha; translation: MDTLKQLTLDSFDRHFAGFINRIAKKPGDGLLLGAALVSYYTRNGHACLDLSSIAGKPLPRDLVVGDAEIHCPGFEAWLADLTASGVVGRPGDSTPLIIQPPQLYLQRFWNYETQISEFILQRSSIQLGDIDPEELAKGLDRLFPHNADKTDWQRVAAFTAVSRRFCVITGGPGTGKTSTAAKIIALLIYIAAARGEKAPKIMLAAPTGKAASRMQDALKCLQQEIVSDAAGRYEMPEKVTTLHRLLGAGVRTGAFKYHSENQLPADTVIIDEASMVDISLMFHLMEALPANCRLILMGDRDQLASVEPGAILADIAHRTFSEPFSEKFILEYQNTGGRSFQPEILLRGAGLHDSVVELKENYRFKDSSGIRILSQAINRQEPDLVMEVLSRKELEDIAWKEFSSQEEFEMSLAERVHDFFPRFEMGESPRDALNSLGRFGILCAHRKGRYGAMAVNALIERILEQTPAAGGGDYYVGRPVMVAKNHYGLGLFNGDVGVVFEDSEALGKKKVYFRGSDGSERKFMPELLPEHDTCYAITVHKGQGSEFDHVLLILPEAVSPVLTCELIYTAVTRARSSVEIWGGREILREAIQSKVNRQSGLLQKLE